The sequence GAAGAGAGTAAAGGCTCTAGTAGCTCGGGCTCCCGTAATTTGCAAAGGAATCGAAGAGTATTTCCCCGGACATATTCATTGGGGTGTTGGAGATCATTGCGGATGCCATTGCTACATTTCATCAGCCAGCGATACTCGGAACAGGAGCATTTTACTCACCAGACCAAAATCATCTCCTGCTTCAACTTTCCATTGCTATCGAGTTTCGGGCATATCTCGTAATAGAAATAAAGGAGCTTCTTCAGAGGCTTGCTTTTTGAAGGCATGACAAAGCGGATAATGTGCATGAGCAACTGGGGCATCGGATCACCGTTGAGCATTATTGTCAAAATCCGCCTCATAGTCTCCATCTTCGACTCGTCTGTCCCCTTCTCCAACTGCGTCTTCAGCTCCTGCAATGTGGGCTGGTCGGCGGAATTGTCCTGGTGCACCAGGCTGTATGCATTTTCAAGGTATAACGCCATATTGACGTCCACACGCGCGGGGAAGTGTCTTTTGGTGATGTGGTCCGGGGGAGGGACGGAGGGTCGTCAGCCGTGATGAGAACGGTTCCTCGAATATATCGCCCGCTGAACAACGTTGTAAACTGGACTATTTTGTAGATTAAGAGAAACGTTGTGGTAATAAATATAATTCTCTCGGCATTGAGAGCACCATTTGCGTATCCGTAAGACAATTGCGATAAAGGGGAATTGATCCGAGTGTCGTTGCTGCACACCTGGCCAGTATTGACGAGCGCTGTTATCAGCCAGACTCGCGGTGCGGATGACTAAGCAAGAAGCTATCAATCTTCCATCGAGCCCGCCTGGGGGAATATGACGAACAATCTCGAAGCGCTGCATTTTCTCTTGCGTCTGGAAAATCAGGCAGGATGTCGAACCTAAACAATCAGAGCGAGCCTTTCTACCTTCGTTACTAGTAAGATGTGACCCCACAGATGCCCAGATCTCCCCAGCTGCTGACTTCCCCGTCAAGCTCAGGGCATTCTGGGCGGTTTGGGCATGAGTTTCTAGGTGAGAAATCCGCATCACTAGGTCTTTCTATCGTTCTTAGCAGCTGACAGCGATCAGAATTCGACTTTCGCACTCTCGGCGACGGTCGCAGTGCCGCGGTACGCTATGCGAATAACTCGAATTATCGGAATGACTCGTTGATCCGTAAAGAAAGTGAGACTACCAAAGTTCCTTTCGTGGTCTGGGGTGTGAAACTGAGCTCTTAtcactttctctttttgcaGTGTGCGTGAGCTCTCTTATGATTGCAGAGCTTAAACGGATTATCAAGGAGAGTGAGATAATGAAGTACGCAGAGACGAATCTGCATGGGCGAGTGTATATCTGTTAACGAAACATCATCAGGGAAGATGATTCGAAGTGGCCACAGAAAAATAAGGACGGGCGCCAGGAATTAGAGATCAAGCTTGGGAATGAGCATATCTCGTTTGAGGTACAGTAGTCAGCCTCTATCAATGCTGCGCGAAAGCAGACTGACAACCCTTCACAAATAGACAGCAAAGATAGGATCTCTTGTCGACGTGACCGAGTCTGCGGATCCAGAAGGTCTACGGGTATTTTACTATCTCGTCCAAGACCTGAAAGCTTTTATCTTCTCCTTGATCTCTTTGCATTTCAAGGTGAGTCTGGCCATTTCGCAATGTTATTTCAGTATTCCCATGATTTAACCATGGTTGATAGATCAAACCCATTTAAAATacatgaagaagattatGAGGGTGGCAAAATGGTATTTGTTCATGGGTATGAATaatttgcaagaatatggGTTTCCTGGAGTTGTCAGGGGTTTTTGAGCACACAAAAAGGAGGTctggtcttccattccatGTCAAGCAGCACATATTAGCATGTAACAAGCAGGTGTAGGGTCCAACTTGTGAACCAACATGGCACAAATCACAGTTGAGCTGTAGTATTTGCAATCTTTTTGCCCCATTAGATGCATTATCTTCATCCAGGTCTACTCTTGGACTTCTGCAAGCCGAAGCAATAATCTTCATGACAGGGTTAGGTTTGATGGTTTCCCCGCAATCATCGCATGACCGCCTTACTTTTTTAGCGTACGTGGGCCAACTAGAGGTTAGTGAGCTCCCCCGTTCAACCAAAGGCAATCCAAGACCATCATTGAACTGCCGCGCTCAGCTCGCCGAACTCGCCTCTTCCCAGCATTACGGCCTGAATGACCACATGAATCGCACAATGGTCTACTTCTTTACTTTGAATTGAATTTCATCatatttctttctctttcacTTCTAACTGTGGTTCTTTTCCGCCATACTTGATGTCCTCGTGTCTCGCTTGAATAGCAGCTGGTTGATTGCCTCCCATGCCGACCCCGAGCGTCACCTCTCCACATTTAGCCTCGCTCTCCCTGGATGCGCTCTCTGCGCGAGGAACCTGCCCTCCAGACATTGTCGATCGAACCGACGGCCGGAATACGCCTACAGAAATCAACCTGCTCGCGCATGATGCATACGATGTTCCGGGTCTAATTGCGACGTCAGAGTTGCGGCCAGAGCTGGACACGCCTATTACTCTACAAGACGCCTCTTCCACTGACAATAAAGACGCCCGATCGGACGGTGAACACGAAGCTTCAAGTCCTACAACGTCCGTATCCACCCAGTCAACGGAAATCAAGAATGAACCACCGCTCTCCCCGGCCGGATCTTCAACCGTGGCTACACCTTCGTATATGACTTCACTCAGTCATGATTTTTCCAACGTCAGGGTAGGACTACCTTGAATGGATTGTTTCAGAAGCTAGAAGGACATATTTACTCACTTCGCTCTCAGTTGCTTCCCGATCACCCCTGTTCGTACCTTAGAGCAGGTAGCAAGTTCGTTG is a genomic window of Coccidioides posadasii str. Silveira chromosome 3, complete sequence containing:
- the MAGO2 gene encoding Protein mago nashi 2 (EggNog:ENOG410PID9~COG:A~BUSCO:15031at33183), with protein sequence MSNLNNQSEPFYLRYYSGHSGRFGHEFLEFDFRTLGDGRSAAVRYANNSNYRNDSLIRKEMCVSSLMIAELKRIIKESEIMKEDDSKWPQKNKDGRQELEIKLGNEHISFETAKIGSLVDVTESADPEGLRVFYYLVQDLKAFIFSLISLHFKIKPI